The following proteins are co-located in the Apium graveolens cultivar Ventura chromosome 5, ASM990537v1, whole genome shotgun sequence genome:
- the LOC141661518 gene encoding uncharacterized protein LOC141661518 isoform X3: protein MLFHSSLGYALFRAHKVYDFERSYIAIEEYVSRFAEVFELIAYHPFGSDDEAQMYRNAACNDTLPEHLIEFLVKHLPEPIKGNEHSYSLSLPTSSMSHPIVVSTNIACSRGVFHDEIMRGVRMHIDTFFEDMKREDLEKAQLRLA, encoded by the exons ATGTTATTTCACTCGTCACTTGGATATGCTCTCTTCCGAGCTCATAAAGTGTATGACTTTGAGAGAAGTTATATAGCGATTGAGGAGTACGTCAGCCGCTTCGCTGAAGTGTTTGAACTCATAGCTTATCATCCATTTGGATCTGATGATGAGGCTCAGATGTACCGTAACGCAGCTTGTAATG ATACCCTTCCTGAGCATTTGATAGAGTTTTTGGTGAAGCATCTTCCGGAACCAATAAAGGGAAATGAACATTCTTATTCGCTTTCACTCCCGACATCAAGTATGTCGCACCCTATAGTAGTATCTACTAATATTGCTTGCTCGAGAGGTGTGTTTCATGATGAAATTATGCGTGGTGTGCGGATGCATATTGACACATTCTTCGAGGACATGAAG CGGGAGGACTTGGAAAAAGCCCAACTACGTCTTGCGTGA
- the LOC141661518 gene encoding uncharacterized protein LOC141661518 isoform X2, producing the protein MLFHSSLGYALFRAHKVYDFERSYIAIEEYVSRFAEVFELIAYHPFGSDDEAQMYRNAACNDTLPEHLIEFLVKHLPEPIKGNEHSYSLSLPTSSMSHPIVVSTNIACSRGVFHDEIMRGVRMHIDTFFEDMKAKAYVTGQREVPAEEER; encoded by the exons ATGTTATTTCACTCGTCACTTGGATATGCTCTCTTCCGAGCTCATAAAGTGTATGACTTTGAGAGAAGTTATATAGCGATTGAGGAGTACGTCAGCCGCTTCGCTGAAGTGTTTGAACTCATAGCTTATCATCCATTTGGATCTGATGATGAGGCTCAGATGTACCGTAACGCAGCTTGTAATG ATACCCTTCCTGAGCATTTGATAGAGTTTTTGGTGAAGCATCTTCCGGAACCAATAAAGGGAAATGAACATTCTTATTCGCTTTCACTCCCGACATCAAGTATGTCGCACCCTATAGTAGTATCTACTAATATTGCTTGCTCGAGAGGTGTGTTTCATGATGAAATTATGCGTGGTGTGCGGATGCATATTGACACATTCTTCGAGGACATGAAG GCAAAGGCTTATGTCACCGGACAAAGGGAAGTCCCAGCTGAAGAAGAGAGGTAG
- the LOC141661518 gene encoding uncharacterized protein LOC141661518 isoform X1: MEAIKDKTTLQASVAIPTIKPMTFSSKLATMPSPSTNISTTLSNLSISDRLKHSPEIVKTYEQMMKYYDYKSNPDVCRLTKSTKYPRYICCENAKPDIVYNLFIHGFVDKILTNETMYCILKLPSIIVKSMEAMVREMGAGSYGIQVFDASTDLVGKPIVICQLFKLGRNMADIVEETKSLKLPNPCDINKFQEWLCEKRAIGLATLRSKIQDILRARKVIIISESHGGGFTESIITLYYDNTIQNSGTMALEIMLDKIENLKYNHVKHTTEYYQRITGPRKRPIISLKDNDKGNSDPFA; this comes from the coding sequence atggaagctataaaagacaaaacaactctacaagcttcagttgcaatccctacaataaaacctatgacattttcatcaaagcttgcaaccatgccatcaccttcaaccaacatatcaactactctgtcaaatttatcaattagtgataggctgaaacactcacctgagatagtgaaaacatatgagcaaatgatgaaatattatgattataaatctaaccctgatgtttgcagactgacaaaatctacaaaatatcccagatatatttgttgtgaaaatgcaaaacctgacatagtctataacctgtttatacatgGTTTTGTTGACAAGATCTTAACAAATGAAACCATGTATTGTATATTAAAACTACCAAGTATAATTGTCAAATCCATGGAAGCTATGGTACGGGAAATGGGAGCAGGCTCATACGGAATACAAGTTTTTGATGCATCAACTGATCTGGTTGGAAAACCCATAGTAATATGCCAACTATTCAAATTAGGAAGGAATATGGCAGATATTGTGGAAGAAACCAAAAGCTTGAAATTGCCAAATCCCTGTGATATTAACAAATTCCAAGAATGGTTATGTGAAAAACGAGCCATTGGTCTAGCTACCCTCAGGTCCAAAATACAAGATATACTACGAGCTCGGAAAGTTATAATCATTTCTGAAAGCCATGGTGGAGGTTTCACCGAAAGCATAATAACCTTATATTATGATAATACTATACAAAATTCAGGTACTATGGCATTAGAGATAATGCTTGATAAAAtagaaaacctgaaatataatcatgtaaaacatactactgaatattatcaaagaataacaggtcctagaaagagacctattatcagtctaaaagataatgataaagggaattctgatccctttgcatGA